Genomic DNA from Niallia circulans:
TTCTCAGGACTCCATTCTGTATACCAGTACCTTACCTCTGCGACATTCTCAGATGAATGCAGCTGATCAAGGGCCATGAACAGTAATTGCTTTAACTGACGCTCTTTTCTTGTCAGCCCATACATCATTTGCGGCTCTGGCGACAATATATGAAATTCTTTATTCTCTTCATTTTCACCTTGGAAGTTGTAGTTTATAATCTCTTGATTTTCAAGCAATTCATATGCAAGCTGTTCTTGCCTTGGTATCATTCTACTTTTTCTGATTGGAATAGAATACCCTAAAGTATCAACAACCAATATTCCTGTTCCGTCTGATACAACAAAGCAATAATCTAGTTGAATTCTTTCATGGTTTTTACGAAGATAAGCTTTTTGATAAATTTCTTCAAGCAGCTGTCTCGGAAGCTCTGCCAAATCGTTTTCCATGTAACTAAACAATACCGAATCAATCTTAATAAGCGGTACTTGATCAAGCAGCTCCACTCCATCTTCTTTTCTCCATTCATGGAAGTGGCAAACATTATAACCGTTTTCTTCTCCTTCAAACCAATTAACCCAAACATCATGAAGATATTGCATATTTTATCCCTCGCTTCAACAACTGTTTGTCAATCAGTATGGGCATCGTGCAGTAAATTTATTCCTGTTTTGTCATTGTTCTTTCAAGTTTCTTTTCTAGAAAGCATGTAATCTTTACATTCGCCCATTAATAGTATGTTTATTATTATGATGTTTTTGTCTGATATATGTACAAACTCTCTATAGATTTATCATGCAAAAAAGCCTTTCTATGTGAGAAAGACTTTTTGCTTCTTTTCTTATAGCCTTTTCTGATTGTACTGTAAACCTGTTAATCATCATCGTTTTGATTTTGGGTTGAAGGCGTCTTTTAAACCTTCTCCGATGAAGTTAATGGATAGTATTGTCAGTGTAATCATAATTGCTGGCGGTAACCATATCCACGGTTTATTCTGCAGCACATCCGGTTCGTTTGCAGATGACAGCATATTCCCCCAGCTTGGCACCTCTTGCGGTACACCAAATCCCAAATAACTTAATCCAGACTCAACAACAATCATACTCGCAAAGAGAATAGATGCTTGCACGATAATAGTAGACATAACATTTGGCAGTAAATGTTTAAT
This window encodes:
- a CDS encoding YjbA family protein — its product is MQYLHDVWVNWFEGEENGYNVCHFHEWRKEDGVELLDQVPLIKIDSVLFSYMENDLAELPRQLLEEIYQKAYLRKNHERIQLDYCFVVSDGTGILVVDTLGYSIPIRKSRMIPRQEQLAYELLENQEIINYNFQGENEENKEFHILSPEPQMMYGLTRKERQLKQLLFMALDQLHSSENVAEVRYWYTEWSPEKYFDIQNLEFEDAWSELFDCTKFGWSLKHETFCENIIKGQPFFEKLWELEHGPKVN